A region of the Arachis hypogaea cultivar Tifrunner chromosome 15, arahy.Tifrunner.gnm2.J5K5, whole genome shotgun sequence genome:
AGCGCATCCGTCAGCGAAAGCTGCTTAACAAAATCAAAAGCACTGTTGAAGGTTTTACCAGCAGCTCCGAAGGCAATACGGCCACGGAGCAGAGGTGGCTCCAGCAAGAAGACTCTTTCTCTGCACCTTGACCTTAAGCTACCAACGAACAAGTGTATACTATACATCCCGATATTAGACATAAGACTAGTGAATTATTGATTAATTGTGGGCTGCTAACGTTAAGGTTGCATTTGCGGTCGAGTACCAAAATTGTAGCACTAGATTTTCATTAGCAGAACTGAAGTTGTATTTTGTTATTTTGCATTCAAATGTCTTTGGGCTGTGTTCTAAACGGGAAATTCTTTCATAGTTATTCCTTCATCTCAATGTATCTCAAGGTTTGGGAAGCCTTTTCCTTAGAGCAAAAAACACTCTGGATAAATAACTATAAATATATCTTGGATATCCTATTTTAGTACAATTCTCCCAGTACAAAAATCAATAATATCAAAGATGAAACGCTTGCACctattggcaatagaaaagaagcaaaaaaatgcTCACTTCTGTAATATCACACCAGACTTAGAAAGGAGCCGAAATGCTCTGTTGGAATTGTTCAATGAAGAGGACGATCTCTGGActgacatttttctttttttcaagaaCTCTAAGGCACCCTGTAAACATTGAGGAGGGCCTAGTTCGCTCAAAATAACAGGTTCCAAACTGCAAACCATTATCAGAATAGATAATATTAGAAATTAACAAGCAACATGATTAATACATTAATTGCTCTTAGAAATAAATAAAGGATGAAATCCCCCTCACCCTGAGTTCTTTGATTTCCTCTTCTTTGAAGTGGCAAGCTTTGTTTtagccttctccttctccttctcctcatcAGAGTCAGGCAAGAAAACTTGTCTGCAAATGAATTATGCACTCTTACATACATATCTAAACCATTATGCACATTAACATTGcacaagagagaaagagaggtgaCACATACTTCTCACGAGCTGCCAGCATTTTCACTATGTCATCTGGAAGAAACCCTGAAGCTGGATTTGAATTATGCTGAGGCTCAGAACCTGATACATCATCTTCTTCACCTTGAGCAGCATCCTTACTTTCTTTGGATTGTCGAGGTGTTAATTTCTCAGCCCATTTCCTCCTACGTTCTTTCCCTTCGCGAGCAACCCTATTGAGCAAAGTCATGTTAGACAACATTCACAACCGCTTAAGTTGACAAATTTTTTATGACTCCAATAATAAATCCTGGAAAGTAACTTGAACAAAGCTGAATAACACACAATCATATCTCATGAATTTGTAAGTTCTCATCATAAAAATAATGTTAGTCCGAATGCCTTCATAGTTTTATCACTTTATGCATACACTTAACATACCAGATATGTAGAATTTACAAAGagatttatttttgaataaaatcgTCTGAAGCCTCGCATATTTCAACCGAACATAGTTTGTGGATttaaccaaataaataaataaataatttctagTTTCACTTGGGAGGGAAACAACTGAAACTGAAATTTAGGTAAGCATAGAAAATAACAAAGCAGTAAAGCGTTTCATACCTAGCTTtactttctttttgaattttgcGAATCTCCTCGTCTTGTTGTATACCCTGTGAAGCGCAAGCTTCGATTAAGCACAAACTACTTATCCAATAACAAAAAAggattttaattttgatgaattgAACGGAGAGAAAAACAGGGTGAAATAAGGAAAGACCTGCAGAGCTGTGAATTCCTCAGGGGCGTCGGAATCACTATCTTCTCTGTCAAACATTATTGAATATTGATGCAATTTCGAGTTTgaatctcttctctctctctctctctctctctctctctctcctgtgGAATCGAATTAACAAGAGCTAGGGTTTAAGCTTGTTccgcatgttttaatttttccgTCATTGTTACCCTTGTGAGGAATTGGGCCTGAAATTTTTTATTGGGTCAATAGACTTATTGGCAGTTTCTATGGACACTATCTAAACAGGATattcaagacaaaaaaaaaatatattcaacgCACACAAGGCCTTGACATGTAGTAGTAGTAGGGGTGTTCATGGCGCAGCTCGGCCCTAAACATTTTAGCCGGCTAATTTGGTATAATTTACTGGATATAGGGTCGGATAAGggttttaaaaataaattcgACCATTATCTTAGGTCGGATCTGGATCAAGACTAACCCAACTTCACTCGACCCATGTGCATCATAAGGGAACTGAAAaagatatatatgttttaaatgaatttcaatattatgttatatttatCATaagtttcttgttttatttttaatcatacttattgaattagaaaataattcaaagaagcatcaaattagaatttatggacaaattcaagttcaaatacgaatatcaactttttggtaacaagtttcttctttataaataagtgtatcataaataagtttctttataaataaatatttttataaattattgttaaagttTTAAAGACTTGATTTTCACCCAATTTAGACCCATATAGTTGTGGCtcaaaaatatttagattttattGGGTTTATGACTCAGTTAGAGTCTAAAAAATAGATCTAGTGTATATTTAGAATCGAGTCTGGACCAGAACAAACTCGATTTCATATGGCTATGAACATTTTTAAATAGTATTAATGATCTTTGTTTTGCAATATGTGCATTTGGATTTGAGACTCCTCTAAAATTAGGAGTGGatgaaaaattttaatgttgGATGTGTGAGTGTTGTGATGTTAATAGCTAAAGTTAAGAGCTATCCAATCTATTCTCGAATTTCTCTATTAAGGTGTAGTCAATtagccatttttttattttttatttttgaataaaatatgaatttaaattattatgaaaggaattcaaaatttaaataaaaagaaatatctaaaataaaaaatatttaaatttatttttaaaattcaaaatcattttaaaaattttaaaattattataaaaattcttaattaaaaaaacatctaaattgtacccaaaaaaaatccaaaacctaacaaaaaaataactaaaattattttaagagtaaagtattgtttttgtccccaacgtttggggtaagtcctatttatgtccctaacgtttaaatcgtcctatttgtatccttaacgtttataaagtgattcaatgttatcctactgtcaattatactaacaaatcagattatatttttcaattattctcacttggatgtattcattttcaattaggtctcacttggatgtgttcgattttaatattatatccacTATTTgtttttagattcaattatgtccctagaaaagtgaattatgtaaatgttgtaggaattagtttcaacatttgatgagctattttcgGAGTAAATCATCGATTCTAAcctagacatttgtattctaatttcaagaagagatttttaaaactcaaactaaagcgttcatgatgtgtaattgacggcaggataacattgaatcacttttacaaacgttagggatacaaataagacgatttaaacgttaggaacacaaataggatttacccaaaATGTtgggataaaaacgatactttactcttattttaaaaattttaaaacctaACAAAACGAAACAttcaaaaaatattgaaaaaacaacaagcaaaaactaagtaaaaaaatctaaaactatttaaaaagtccaaaatccaaaaagaaaaaacataaaaaacataaGAAAATGAAATATCTATCGAAACTTAAGagaaagaaacatccaaaactaGTAAAAAGAATAATCCATGAGAATTGCTGTGTTTGGGAAGGTAGGACTGTAGCGGTGATCGACGAAGCTGCGTTCACGAGGAGAGGACAACAGCGGGGCGTTCGTGAGGGGAAGACAGTGGCGGTGCTTGACGGTGCTGCATTCGCGAGGGGTAGGGAACGTCGGTGGTCGGTGGGGATATATTCGTGAGGGGGAGGGCACTACGGTGATGGTCGGCGGCACTGCAAGTCCTGTTGTAAGGATTGTCGCATGCGATAGTGTTGGACGAAGATGGAACAGCGCTGCCCAAGACACGCAGTGGAGAGAGAGGACGCAGGAGCAGGGACAGTTCCAAGTATAATGTTGTGGGGGCAAATGCCCCTactataatttagaatttttttgagtagtacatgatattaatatttatttgtctctattaaattattagatttgATCCGATAATAATTTTTACTCAACTTTCGGTACttaacaattaatttaaaaactttatattAGATGTTTGtcagaatgatcaattctcaagtTTAAACGAGATTAGTATTCTTTCTTAGAAATCGACTCAAAAgagtattatttatcttcttttaaaattagctttAGTTGTTCTATAGTAACTGCATTAATTGAAAAAACTTTTCTAACTATGAATATCAATAAATAAGACTCGGCTTCTAATTATATTGGgaaatgaatttttaaataattatttagtgatatatatatatattaaaaatataaaacttaaagaaatagaattttaaattatttgttattatttaaattactattttagtgttttaatttgtaaattatatattttgaagacTAATcgtattttacaataacaaaatataatcataacaacaatcatgttatatgtacataaaaaaaattatatctgtataaaatacatattaaaatacaagatacacattgaaaataaattaaataatgtatgtgtttatatataaatatataatgcttAATAACTActtgattttttatatatacataatatttttattataaaattattgtcatgttatataaattttacttttattgtcAACATTTTTTAGATTTGTTATTGCGCAGGAATGACTGGCAGGCACAACAAAGATAGATAACACATGGACAAGTAGCACACATGTTGGATGGGAGACCATGGAAACAACTCATAGATATGAGGGACGACGGAGGATGCAGTGGCAAGTGACCCAAATGCGGTGGAGGGAATTGAAGGATGCAGGTGAAGGGACAGAAACTATCAATGGAGGTCGTAATTTTGGGAAAGAGTGATCGGAGCGGAAGGTCAAAGTAAGGATAAATGTTATATAGCACGTGTTTctaaacctaattctaatttttttaattttaaaattaaatttttaaaaaattatttaagttggcTGCATGTATAGTTAGTTTTGTAAatgttttttttatcaattaattaaaattattgtaaaagaaaaataacaattgACCATAGTAAACAAAACCTGAGCCCAAATTACGAAAGTTTTACCATAATACATTAGTAAATAGCGAATTAGCGATCATCATCATATTGTGTTGCGTGGACATATAATGTTAAACAGGTGTTTAGAGTTAAGTTTGATTAGTTTTCTATAATTAAAGTCCAATCTTCACGTCAAGTATTGATAAATCAACAATCATCAACtattatttatctatatataGAAAGGCTTATGTTAGCATAGTAGAAATGTAGGCATTAGAGAAGAAGCTTCGATTGGATGGTCATGATTCAACCGTCATCCGAAATAAAATGTAGATACGATGACAAGGAGCCTAAATTGCAATTGACCAGTCACATGATGATAGGCTTAACCATCATTGGAGATGCTGATTCACAAGAATGAATGATATGAATTGACATTCATTTTATGCGAAAGGAAAAAAACGGCATGCATTTATTTGTCCAATCTAAACATTTTCAAAAAGATAGCGttagggagagagagaaaaaaaaataaaaacaaaatttattttatttaatttttattaattactgtaaatttaatttaaaaaaaatttgataaatacaaataaaaaagcataaatatatatacatatctaatatactaatatataaaatatataaaaaaatttagtatatattCAATATTCTATTTaagataaattatttaaataaaataattaaaactcaAGAGGATTAGATTGCAATTTTTTAAACTGAAGATGCAATTACAACTTTCTTATATTTATACAAATCGCTATTAATAGTAGCGGATTcaaaattaacataaattattACGATCAGCTGTGGTTTACATGAAGAGATGCTGAAACAGAAACTGCTATATGTAGCAGcagtttctaaaaaaatattagaataaaatatagaCGGCTATAAGCAATAGCAGTTTATGTATCATACTCATTACTCTCATCAGTTTTAAAATCAGAACttatctcatcatcatcattgatacTTATCACATCGTTTTCTGGCCATTGTCAAAATCACTGCCTACAAAGTAATCGGAATCACCAATCTCCTTATCATAATCATTATGTACAATATACAACAACTCAGCACTAGGAATATTAGTTGCAGCACTAACTTCTTCATATGTTTTTGGTCTTACTTTACTTACCGACATGCAccagaaaaaaaaaggaataaagaGGATAATCACCTCCTTGAATAAGCCAATCAGAGATCGAGCTGCTACTACTGAAACGGCCTTCTCACATGATTTCTTATACAAAGCAAGCTCTCGTAATAAGTGTGTGTTTGGTTtagcaaaaattaaacaaaaataataaaataaaaaaaatgaagatagaaaatgaagaaggatagttaagaaataaaatgaaaatgaccTTGTATGTAGAAAAGACGAGGAAGGTGAAGAAAGATAATTGATATAAGAAATGAAGATGACCGTGTATGTATAAAAGTAAGAAGGTGAAGAAAGATTGTTGAGAGAATAAATTTTACAATTAATTCTCAACGATAAGGATTGAAAGCAAAAGCTACAAAATGTTGCTTCAAATAAACATACGTTTGAGGGTAAAAatcatgttaaaaaaattatccaaacaaaTTTGGTCCAACGTTCAAGACTTTTGAACATACGTTCATGCTTCTGAATGCTAAACCAAATATACACTAAAGCTtggataaacaacttaattaatttttttaaaaaaatagcttaaacaataaatgtctatattaaaagtagcttataaataagtcattttgtgtttgaatttttagttctaaaagtgctCATTttagaaaatgtgataaaaagtaatagtattatgagaaaagtcatttttttaatttctctataagctcttaaataacttcttaaaaagctacaattttattttaaaaattataccaaacattactactactatttttcataagtcaaaaactcaaaaaattacttttaaagctaCTCAAATGGACCTTAAGTCTTTATTCATTAACTACATTTCAAAATCTATAATAAAAGAGAAACTTAACCATGCACATGACATTGGTAAGAGAAGTTCAAGAATAGAAAGAGCATTCTTCAATTCTAAAATCAAAATATGCAATAATACGTAAATTACTGTTGTCTCC
Encoded here:
- the LOC112748821 gene encoding uncharacterized protein; protein product: MFDREDSDSDAPEEFTALQGIQQDEEIRKIQKESKARVAREGKERRRKWAEKLTPRQSKESKDAAQGEEDDVSGSEPQHNSNPASGFLPDDIVKMLAAREKQVFLPDSDEEKEKEKAKTKLATSKKRKSKNSGLEPVILSELGPPQCLQGALEFLKKRKMSVQRSSSSLNNSNRAFRLLSKSGVILQK